The following DNA comes from Lathamus discolor isolate bLatDis1 chromosome 5, bLatDis1.hap1, whole genome shotgun sequence.
cccgccgctgcTCGCAGGATCCCTGCCAGCGCAGCTCGGCACGAGCCAGGCTCCACCGGGGCTCCTGGGGTGTCACCAGCGCTTGTTCTCCTGCATGGAATCATTGAAGGGACCTGagagctcccccagctccaacccctgctgcgggcagggaccccttcccctggagcagggtgctcagtGACCCTCCCGTTGGCATCACCTGGTGAATCAGAGgtatccagaggaggccatgaggatgatcaggggactggagcacctcccgtatgaagacaggctgaggaagttggggctgttcagcctggagaagagaagctgcgtggagacctcagagcagccttccagtacctgaagggggcctatagggatgctggggagggactcttcatcagggactgcagtgacaggacaaggggtaacgggttcaaactgaaacaggggaagtttagattggatctaaggaggaaattctttcctgtgagggtggtgaggcactggaatgggttgcccagggaggctgtgagtgctccatccctggcagtgttcaaggccagcttggatgaagccttgggtgggatggtttagtgtgaggtgtccctgcccatggcaggggggttggaactggatgatcttgaggtcctttccaaccctgactgttctatgatccTACGATCTTGGCAGAGCAGGATACAGATTTCCACCCGGGACAAGTGCACAGACAGCACAAGAGGTAGCCCCAGGTTCGGTTTCAAGGTGACAAAGGTGCTGCTTTATTGCTAGAGGCCCCTCTTCCACGGACGTGGACATCAGCTGCGGCCAGCTTGCCCCCCTCTCGGGGGAGGAAGGTGAGTGGCTCCGGAGCCAGCAAGTGCTGGACACCAGGGCGGCGGTTGGCCCCCATGGGGGTGGgtgctgaggacaccagcagCACCCTCCGGCTTCACACACGCATCTCCATGGGCACAGTGGCTGGGGAGCGGTGCTGCTGGgtgaggtgctgctgggggagcaGAGTCCTGCGGCTCTGGGGATGAAGTGCTGGGTACCACCGCCTGTGGCTGGGGTGGAGGGgtgctggtgggatgggggggaccCTGTGCCCCAGCTCCAGAGCCACCAGTGGCTCCCAGCTTCATAGAATCGGcggctggaaactgctcatgagcaggagctgggggtgctgagtgatggagctgaacgtgagcagcttgtgcccaggcagccggGAAGCCCCCAGCGTCCTGGCCTGGAGCAGCACCAGTGcggctgcagggccagggcagggactgtgcccctgtgctgggcactggtgaggccgcacctcggatcctgggttcagctctgggcccctcactgcgagagagacattgaggggctggagctgggcagagaagggaatggagctggggcagggcctggagcacagcggtgatggggaacggctgagggacctggggggttcagatggagaagagaaggctcaggggggacctgatggctccctacaagtgcctgccaggaggatggagccaggaggggctgggctctgctcccaaggaacaagggatgggacaagaggaaccggcctcaagctgccccagggcaggtttagatggagctgaggaacaattcctgccccagagggtgctcaggcattggaacaggctgcccagggcagggctgcaggcaccggccctgcaagggttcacagcccgtggagacgaggcctcagtgccatggggcaggggtggccttgagcactgccagggatggggcagccacagcttctctgggcaccctgtgccagcgcctcagcaccctcacagggaagcgCTGCGGCAGCGGAGCTGGTGCCCGGCCCGGAGCACCCTGGAGTGGGGCCCGGGGTGCGCGCTGCGAGGGTGCAGCCGCGCGGGGCGCGGGCGCGCAAGGGTCGGGCCCCGCGGCTCTGAGCGCCCGGGACCCGGCGCTGCGGGCGCGCAGGGGGGGGGCCCGGGCCGGTGCCGGGGgccggggcgggccggggctgccggggGCGGTGCGGAGCTgccggggcggggcgcggcCGCGCTGTAAACACGGGGCGGCGCAGGGTGCGCGGCAGGGCCGGGGCCGCGCTCGGGGCCGCGCTCACCGCCGCCAGCCGGGGCCGGGCGCCCCGCTCCGCCGCAGCCGGCGGGGACACCGTGAGCGGGGCGCGGGGACGGGGTgagcggggagggggggagcggggcgttgggggggggggcgcgggcggggggcggcgcggagcggagctgccggctcagCACTTTCGGCAGAACAATggggccgggcgggaggggccgcgccggggccggggccggcgcTGCTGGTgccggtgccgccgccgccgcctcacGGCGCCGCGCTCCTCCCGCAGGCAGCCCCCATGGCCAAGCAGCCCCCCGAGGTGAAGGCGCAACGCGACGGCGACGGCGGGGAGGGCCCGGGCCCGGCCGCGCAGCTGCGCCCCGGCGctcccgcagccctgcccggcTCCGCCACCGCCACGGCGGGGCCTCCGCCGCGGGGCCCCCCCGCCAGCCCCGGGCCCTTCGCCACTCGGTCGCCGCTGTTCATCTTCGTGCGGAGGTCGCCGCTGCTGTCGCGCTCCTCCAGCGGGTACTTCTCGTTCGACGCCGAGCGCAGCCCCGCGCCCCTCAGCTGCGACAAGGCCACGCAGACCCCGAGCCCCCCCTGCCAGGCCCTCAGCCACTGCCTCAGCGCCATGGGTGAGTGTGCGGGCGCGGGGAGCGGGGCGGAGGGCACCGAGCACCCCAGGGCGCCCCTGCCGCCGGGCTCCGCATCCCCGGCCCGGTGGCGGCACCTTCGGCGCCTCCTCTACCCCTGCCCCCGGGCTTGGCAGCGGGGTGCGCGCTGCCGTGCACCTGCGGGGGGCGAGCCCCTCCTGCGCCCCGCCGCGGGTAGGACCCcgggttgggttgaagggaccttaaagctcctccagccccaacccctgccccgggcagggaccccttccactggagcagcttgctccaagcccctgtgtccaacctggccttgagcactgccagggatggggcagccacagctcctctgggcaccctgtgccagcgcctcagcaccctcgcaggaGGAATCGCTTCCCCCGCCCTGCGCCGGCAGCCGCTGTACCTGCGGCCGGTTGCGAAAGGCGCTGCCGGGTCCTTGAGCCGGTGCCAGGACGCGCCGAGGGGCAGCGGCTCCCGCTGGGAGCAGCCCGGGGCTCGCTGCAAGATGGCCGAGGGAGCGCTGCTGCGGAGCCGCCGCTGGCGCGGTTGCTGCTCCcgttgttgttgctgctgccccttcccgGGATGGCTCGGTCCCAGCCGCCGGAGGACGGGGCCGAGCTCGGGTCCCGCTCCCGTCTTTGTGCGCTGCCCTCGGCCGGGGTTCGTGCGCGGCCGCCCGGAGGCGGAGCGGCCGCTGCCTCCCGTTGCGCTCCTCCCGAGCGCCCCGCGCCGGGTCCCGGCTCCCGCTTGCCCGGGCGCTCGGCGGGCGCCTGCTCCCGAGCGGCTTCCCCAGGTGAGGCCGGGCGCTGCCTCCGGCCTGGTGCCCCTCAGCGGAGCAAGGCGACGGGGGGAGCGCGGCGGTGCCGAGCCCCGGCTCCAGGCTTTGCGCCGTCAGAGCGGCTCCTTTTTGTCGTGTTTGCGTTGGggttttcccccctccctggtTAATGGCTGCGGTTACAGCTCCACCGCGCTGCCTGCGAGATGCCCTTAGGAAAGGTTTGCTGCCCTCATTGCAGTAATTGCAGCTTAATGCAAGTGTCACAACCTCGAGGAGCGCAAACACGCGCGGCAAAGCCGGGCAAGGATGTTGGAGAGCCCCAGCCAGGCGTTTGGTAGCAAGGTGACCGTGGGTTTTGGTGCTCCAGGAAGAACTTGgagttttccttgcttttcctgAGCCTCCTGCTTGCAGGAAAGCTGTTGAAATGCTGGGTTTACGACAGCCTTTGTTCTGTTATTGTTGCTAAGGGCATCATTCGAAACAACTATAAGCGGATGGAAGATACCTGAGGTATTTAAACGGGACCCTCAGCTACTCACAGACTGAGTGTGGAGTGTTTTATCCCCAGTCAGGGACTGGGATAGGGGCTGTGGGGTTGCCCTGTGTGGCTCTTCCTCCATCCCTTCCCGTGGCAGTGTCCCACCTTTAAGCTTTCCGCATGGAAGCGGTCAATCCCTCTGCGGGGAAGCGAAGGGTCCCATTCTTTGTTCTGTTCTCCGTGCTGATTTCTGGCTGTGGTGGGGCTGAGGCCGCCCTGGGAAGCGTAAGTGAGTGGCCTTTAATGATGATAGTGACAATAAACAGGCGTTTCCTGTGAGCAGGAGCAGTCTGTGTGCAGTGGGTGCTCCTGGCCCCTCCTGTGGCCAGCGGTCGACTGCTCCCAAGCTCATGCTCTGCCCTGAAGCTTCCTCTCCTAAATCCCATTG
Coding sequences within:
- the BCL2L11 gene encoding bcl-2-like protein 11, whose protein sequence is MAKQPPEVKAQRDGDGGEGPGPAAQLRPGAPAALPGSATATAGPPPRGPPASPGPFATRSPLFIFVRRSPLLSRSSSGYFSFDAERSPAPLSCDKATQTPSPPCQALSHCLSAMASRWQSPSRAEDVQPEIWIAQELRRIGDEFNASSCPGRGFLDNQAGNPQVVILRLLRYIIRLIWRMQ